A stretch of Corallococcus macrosporus DNA encodes these proteins:
- a CDS encoding ATP-binding protein has translation MSRPAPVILSFRRTFALLILLVVLPSAGLSGFGVVAIINERAAVEKRLEAAWRGTLADLSAEVPRALSRGRLEPVGNERLAFLLPDDQELSDPEGTFHVENGLVRTKDPQLAEALAALVPEAASLPTVTTVFSLATGSRAVMVAAERQGASVRGVRLSGIALDALLSDKAQGRATSEPVRFTLLPVPRDTTGEGGLVNRLMSEVAQARQNALGPPVLAERVLSAPLQDFRLVVLPTGEDPVASASTRNRVVYGVLLGLFYLTLTFGVAYTGRVLYREARLSRMKTDFVSLVSHELRTPLTSIRMFIETLALGRLKDPAQQQEVLDLLTKETERLSDLIERVLDWARIESGRKVYQRDALPVTEVVDAAVAAFRTQRLGDDMQFTVNVDDGLPRVEVDRVAVAGALLNLLQNAYKYSGPTNRRIALRAQRDGGHVNLSVEDNGVGIARKDRRRIFERFYRVDNLLTRKTEGSGLGLAISKRIVEAHGGRITLKSEPGQGSCFTIQLPVSRA, from the coding sequence GTGTCACGTCCCGCGCCCGTCATCCTCAGCTTCCGGCGCACGTTCGCGCTGCTCATCCTGCTGGTCGTGCTGCCCTCGGCCGGCCTGTCCGGCTTCGGCGTCGTGGCCATCATCAACGAGCGCGCCGCGGTGGAGAAACGCCTGGAGGCCGCGTGGCGCGGCACGCTGGCGGACCTGTCCGCGGAGGTGCCCCGGGCGCTCAGCCGCGGACGCCTGGAGCCGGTGGGCAACGAGCGGCTGGCGTTCCTCTTGCCGGACGACCAGGAGCTGTCCGACCCGGAGGGCACCTTCCATGTCGAGAACGGGCTGGTGCGCACGAAGGATCCGCAGTTGGCGGAGGCCCTGGCGGCGCTGGTGCCGGAGGCCGCCTCGCTGCCGACGGTGACCACCGTCTTCTCGCTCGCCACGGGCAGCCGCGCGGTGATGGTGGCCGCCGAGCGTCAGGGCGCCTCCGTGCGCGGCGTGCGGCTGTCAGGCATCGCGCTGGACGCGCTCCTGTCGGACAAGGCGCAGGGCCGGGCCACGTCGGAGCCCGTGCGCTTCACGCTCCTGCCCGTGCCGCGCGACACCACCGGCGAGGGCGGGCTCGTCAACCGGCTGATGTCGGAGGTGGCCCAGGCGCGGCAGAACGCGCTGGGGCCGCCGGTGCTCGCGGAGCGGGTGCTGTCCGCGCCGCTGCAGGACTTCCGCCTGGTGGTGCTGCCCACCGGCGAGGACCCCGTGGCGAGCGCCTCCACGCGCAACCGCGTCGTTTACGGCGTGCTGCTGGGTTTGTTCTACCTGACGCTCACCTTCGGCGTGGCGTACACCGGCCGCGTGCTCTACCGCGAGGCGCGCCTGTCGCGCATGAAGACGGACTTCGTGTCGCTGGTGAGCCATGAGCTGCGCACGCCGCTCACCTCCATCCGCATGTTCATCGAGACGCTGGCGCTGGGACGGTTGAAGGATCCGGCGCAGCAGCAGGAGGTGCTGGACCTGCTCACGAAGGAGACCGAGCGGCTGTCGGACCTCATCGAGCGGGTGCTGGACTGGGCGCGCATCGAGAGCGGCCGCAAGGTGTACCAGCGCGACGCGCTGCCGGTGACGGAGGTGGTGGACGCGGCGGTGGCGGCCTTCCGCACGCAGCGGCTGGGCGACGACATGCAGTTCACCGTGAACGTGGACGACGGCTTGCCTCGCGTGGAGGTGGACCGCGTCGCGGTGGCGGGCGCGCTGCTCAACCTGTTGCAGAATGCCTACAAGTACAGTGGGCCCACGAACCGCAGAATCGCCCTCCGGGCACAGAGAGACGGCGGACACGTGAACCTGTCGGTGGAGGACAACGGGGTGGGAATCGCCAGGAAGGACCGCAGGCGCATCTTCGAGCGCTTCTACCGGGTGGACAACCTGCTCACGCGCAAGACGGAGGGCAGCGGCCTGGGGCTCGCCATCAGCAAGCGCATCGTGGAGGCGCACGGTGGCCGCATCACCCTGAAGAGCGAGCCCGGCCAGGGCAGCTGCTTCACCATCCAGCTGCCGGTGAGCCGCGCATGA
- a CDS encoding response regulator transcription factor, with product MSTSVPSEEKPRRILVVEDDLSILTGVSMNLRFEGYEVLQAQDGRTGLAKALDEAPDLLVLDLMLPELNGYEVIRELRARGRDTPVVVLSARGQESDKILGLNLGADDYVVKPFGLQELLARIKAVLRRRFGGTGTAPPPVTFGDVKVDLSQRTVSRDGQPVDLTAQEFKLLAHFLAHPGRTFTREELLSGAWGYHYEGSARTVDNFMRQLRLKFEADPEAPRHFLTVRGLGYRFER from the coding sequence ATGAGCACGTCCGTCCCTTCAGAGGAGAAGCCCCGGCGCATCCTGGTGGTGGAGGACGACCTGTCCATCCTCACCGGCGTGTCCATGAACCTGCGCTTCGAGGGCTACGAGGTCCTCCAGGCCCAGGACGGCCGCACGGGCCTGGCCAAGGCGCTGGATGAAGCGCCGGACCTGCTGGTGCTGGACCTGATGCTCCCGGAGCTCAACGGCTACGAAGTGATTCGCGAGCTGCGCGCGCGCGGCCGCGACACGCCCGTGGTGGTGCTGTCCGCGCGGGGCCAGGAGTCGGACAAGATATTGGGCCTCAACCTGGGCGCGGACGACTACGTGGTGAAGCCCTTCGGGCTCCAGGAATTGCTCGCGCGCATCAAGGCGGTGCTGCGCCGCAGGTTCGGCGGCACGGGCACCGCGCCGCCGCCGGTGACGTTCGGGGACGTGAAGGTGGACCTGTCCCAGCGCACGGTGTCGCGCGACGGGCAGCCGGTGGACCTGACCGCGCAGGAGTTCAAGCTGCTGGCGCACTTCCTCGCGCACCCGGGCCGAACCTTCACCCGCGAGGAACTCTTGTCCGGCGCGTGGGGCTACCACTACGAGGGCAGCGCGCGCACGGTGGACAACTTCATGCGCCAGCTTCGGCTGAAGTTCGAAGCGGACCCGGAGGCGCCCCGGCACTTCCTCACGGTGCGCGGGCTGGGCTACCGCTTCGAGCGCTGA
- a CDS encoding class I SAM-dependent methyltransferase, which translates to MAGNDARGRTPLSLVGQEPDLVFYTRQASEHGGPVLVLGAANGRVPWALAGHGFDTVGVDPSEAMIRSAEERRASESSDVSGRTRLMAADPRALRLPEKFPLVLAPQHALGLMAGRDDLEAFLATVRHHLAPGGTFIYDVLNAPREPVLPRDDDEPGAAVEPRRPLFALHLRERRPAGGQSPIRRLKLRHFLPEELETALTASGLTLRERFGRFDGKPFDLEDLRQIGVAGS; encoded by the coding sequence ATGGCTGGGAACGACGCACGCGGCCGCACCCCGCTGTCCCTCGTGGGACAGGAGCCGGACCTCGTCTTCTACACACGGCAGGCTTCCGAACATGGCGGTCCCGTGCTCGTGCTGGGCGCCGCCAATGGCCGAGTGCCCTGGGCGCTGGCGGGCCATGGCTTCGACACCGTGGGTGTGGACCCCTCGGAGGCGATGATCCGCTCCGCCGAGGAGCGCCGCGCCTCCGAGTCCTCCGACGTCTCCGGCCGCACGCGCCTCATGGCCGCCGACCCCCGTGCGCTGCGGCTGCCGGAGAAGTTCCCCCTGGTGCTCGCCCCACAGCACGCGCTGGGGCTGATGGCCGGGCGCGACGACCTGGAGGCGTTCCTCGCCACCGTGCGCCACCACCTGGCCCCCGGCGGCACCTTCATCTACGACGTGCTCAACGCCCCGCGCGAACCCGTGCTGCCGCGCGACGACGACGAGCCCGGCGCCGCGGTGGAGCCCCGCCGCCCCCTCTTCGCCCTGCACCTGCGCGAGCGGCGCCCGGCCGGCGGCCAGAGCCCCATCCGCCGCCTCAAGCTGCGCCACTTCCTCCCCGAGGAGCTGGAGACCGCCCTCACCGCCAGCGGCCTTACGCTGCGCGAGCGCTTCGGCCGCTTCGACGGCAAGCCCTTCGACCTCGAGGACCTGCGCCAGATTGGCGTCGCCGGAAGCTAG
- a CDS encoding SBBP repeat-containing protein: protein MNTAFVDAAPSAPHLIRHVGILCGTWGGIPNADRPYCSDNSDGLTPQTAWATLQYAVDHVPPGGTIYVHQPAFTPSPDDRYSEQVVISRAGSPSQPFRIMRAPEEMVSSSGFYANPTLYSPMHATQNRRLAPLVFVDGAAYWSVEGLSIDCEEAPVVGITLFNTVNVQPRIRSIALRFMDVRRCDNGGAVVTNSEDILFDRNHFIDNARMYPSGDAIQDAHGILVTKKSSRILVRGNTITGSSGDAFQCQGRETPQDGWTPEQLGPSTDITLENNTFTGDFENAVDIKECVGVTVRNGVYSGYRPKSNTATQCGGDAVIFHFGSSNILFENNRISDSGLGVMLGNNFKVQATDSGPTYVSNVVIRRNQIFRMTQDGDGDATNGTQTPGIRGGVGCADGIRIDYARDVDIYNNTFDEVGHSAIRLGIDGWNNDLNARRLQQAVNVHVWNNIIRNTGTVQYLEASKVGQRKGGALDFHTSSTYSPGLTSNYNLVFNTSGPVLLRKDNEPDTFAPRNLAQWKSATGLDAASFELDPLFDPNSAHTGYMTLTGSPARNAALDDTNNDNDPTVPCGSPARLDLGAVESDCGVGSTPSGEWQRQRGTSDSDQYNAVVTDSAGNVYAAGYSRGSFGFTNQGKADAILKQHSATGNNGWTRQLGGSEDDQAYALAYSGTPPFAPTQHYLYMVGLTTGPLPGTSTSSLVPAGFVAQYDTAGNRGWTQRVGTSGFSDLRAVAVDAAGDVYVAGGTWGYETGGGMPDGALILIAKLSGETGAILWKHVHFGNTSASLGPTGIALDAQGNIFVAGEIRSSSNAQPIAGFIGKYSADGTQQLAHTSLGGLGITSVSSLARDTTGALVIGGFASGLVPGKQSAGGQEGVVAKLSAADFSPIWLELVGTWGDDAVNAVAVDPQTNNIWVAGRTGGPLNGFPNYGGGADFFLWKWSPTGSPTSTFRQAGTGLEEEAMAVCVDPSGNAVSAGWTSGALLGQWNGSTDAVLLKKNP from the coding sequence ATGAACACGGCGTTCGTCGACGCCGCGCCCTCTGCTCCGCACCTGATCCGTCACGTCGGGATCCTCTGCGGGACCTGGGGAGGCATCCCAAACGCGGACCGCCCCTACTGCTCCGACAACAGTGACGGTCTCACGCCCCAGACCGCGTGGGCCACCCTGCAGTACGCCGTGGACCACGTGCCCCCGGGCGGAACCATCTACGTGCACCAGCCGGCCTTCACCCCCAGCCCGGATGACCGCTACAGCGAGCAGGTCGTCATCTCCCGGGCCGGCAGTCCGAGCCAGCCGTTCCGCATCATGCGGGCCCCCGAGGAGATGGTCAGCTCCAGTGGGTTCTACGCGAATCCCACCCTCTACTCTCCCATGCATGCCACCCAGAACCGGCGGCTGGCCCCCCTCGTCTTCGTCGACGGCGCGGCCTACTGGAGTGTCGAGGGCCTGAGCATTGACTGCGAGGAGGCCCCCGTCGTCGGCATCACGCTGTTCAACACGGTCAACGTCCAGCCCCGCATCCGCTCCATCGCCTTGCGCTTCATGGATGTCCGCCGCTGCGACAACGGCGGAGCAGTGGTCACGAACTCCGAGGACATCCTCTTCGACCGGAACCACTTCATCGACAACGCGCGGATGTATCCCTCTGGCGACGCGATCCAGGACGCGCATGGCATCCTCGTGACCAAGAAGAGCTCGCGGATCCTCGTGCGCGGCAACACCATCACGGGAAGCTCCGGTGACGCCTTCCAGTGCCAGGGCCGGGAGACGCCGCAGGACGGCTGGACCCCTGAACAACTGGGGCCCTCCACGGACATCACCCTGGAGAACAACACCTTCACGGGTGACTTCGAGAACGCCGTCGACATCAAGGAGTGCGTGGGCGTCACGGTCCGCAACGGCGTCTATTCAGGCTATCGGCCCAAGTCGAACACCGCGACCCAGTGCGGCGGGGATGCCGTCATCTTCCACTTCGGCTCCAGCAACATCCTCTTCGAGAACAACCGCATCTCCGACAGCGGGCTGGGCGTCATGCTCGGCAACAACTTCAAGGTCCAGGCCACGGACTCCGGCCCCACCTACGTCAGCAACGTCGTCATCCGGAGGAATCAAATCTTCCGGATGACCCAGGATGGCGACGGCGATGCAACGAATGGAACCCAGACGCCGGGCATTCGTGGCGGCGTCGGCTGCGCGGATGGCATCCGGATCGACTACGCGCGGGACGTGGACATCTACAACAACACCTTCGATGAGGTGGGACACTCGGCGATCCGCCTGGGCATCGACGGATGGAACAACGACCTGAACGCCCGCCGCCTCCAGCAGGCCGTCAACGTGCACGTCTGGAACAACATCATCCGGAACACGGGCACCGTGCAGTACCTGGAGGCCAGCAAGGTGGGCCAGCGCAAGGGCGGTGCGCTGGACTTCCACACTTCATCCACCTATTCGCCGGGGCTGACGAGCAACTACAACCTCGTCTTCAACACCTCGGGGCCCGTGCTGCTGCGCAAGGACAACGAGCCGGATACCTTCGCGCCGCGAAACCTCGCGCAGTGGAAGTCGGCGACCGGCCTGGACGCGGCCAGCTTCGAGCTGGATCCCCTCTTCGACCCCAACTCCGCGCATACCGGCTACATGACGCTCACGGGCTCCCCGGCCCGCAACGCGGCGCTGGATGATACCAACAACGACAATGATCCCACCGTCCCCTGCGGAAGCCCTGCCCGGCTGGACCTGGGCGCCGTCGAGAGTGATTGCGGCGTGGGCTCGACTCCTTCCGGCGAGTGGCAGCGGCAGCGCGGCACCAGTGATTCCGACCAATACAACGCGGTCGTGACCGACAGCGCTGGCAATGTCTACGCCGCGGGTTACTCAAGGGGCAGCTTCGGGTTCACCAACCAGGGCAAGGCGGACGCCATCCTGAAGCAACACTCCGCGACGGGTAACAACGGCTGGACGCGCCAGCTGGGTGGATCCGAGGACGACCAGGCCTATGCCCTCGCCTACTCGGGCACGCCTCCCTTCGCGCCCACCCAGCACTATCTGTACATGGTGGGATTGACCACGGGGCCGCTGCCTGGAACGTCGACGAGTTCGCTCGTGCCCGCCGGCTTCGTGGCGCAGTACGACACGGCCGGCAACCGTGGCTGGACCCAGCGGGTGGGCACGTCTGGCTTCAGTGATTTGCGCGCGGTGGCGGTGGATGCCGCGGGCGACGTCTATGTCGCGGGTGGGACGTGGGGATACGAAACGGGAGGCGGGATGCCGGACGGCGCCCTCATCCTCATCGCGAAGCTGAGCGGTGAGACCGGTGCCATCCTGTGGAAGCACGTCCATTTCGGGAACACGAGCGCCAGCCTCGGACCGACGGGCATCGCACTCGATGCCCAGGGGAACATCTTCGTCGCCGGGGAGATCCGCTCCTCCTCCAACGCCCAGCCCATCGCGGGGTTCATCGGCAAGTACAGCGCCGATGGCACCCAGCAGCTGGCCCATACGTCCCTGGGCGGGCTTGGCATCACCTCCGTGTCGTCGCTTGCCCGCGACACCACTGGCGCGCTGGTGATTGGCGGCTTCGCCAGCGGACTCGTTCCTGGAAAGCAGAGCGCCGGTGGCCAGGAGGGCGTCGTCGCCAAGCTCAGCGCGGCGGACTTCTCTCCCATCTGGCTGGAGCTGGTGGGAACCTGGGGTGACGACGCCGTCAACGCGGTGGCCGTGGATCCCCAGACGAACAACATCTGGGTCGCGGGCCGTACTGGGGGGCCGCTCAACGGCTTCCCCAACTACGGCGGCGGCGCGGACTTCTTCCTCTGGAAGTGGAGCCCTACTGGGAGTCCGACCTCGACCTTCCGCCAGGCAGGGACCGGGCTGGAGGAGGAAGCCATGGCGGTCTGCGTGGATCCCTCTGGGAACGCAGTCTCCGCGGGGTGGACCTCCGGTGCGCTGCTCGGCCAGTGGAACGGTTCCACGGACGCGGTCCTCCTGAAGAAGAACCCTTGA
- a CDS encoding sigma 54-interacting transcriptional regulator, producing the protein MPPVPPAPIPTHTVVAARALGEPLSAQRFHLVLLDTERAGTVYPLATEDLRVGKSTDNDVVIDHPTVSRNHLVVRRQGDRFLVQDLGSTNGTFLDGAQVREAYLRPGALLEVGDVRLRFSPQMAPVQVEPTAEDRLGDLVGRSVPMRQIFALLQRIAPTDSTVLLVGETGSGKGAGAKAIHKLSPRASGPLVVFDCASVSDSLIESELFGHEKGAFTGAVGQRIGCLERAHGGTLFLDEIDDLALDLQPKLLRAIEDREFRRLGSSTPISFDARIVVASKKDLWAETQAGRFREDLYFRLSVFTVSLPPLRDRKEDIPLLVEAFAGEGLWPRLPEKIQEQFLGHTWPGNVRELRNALERARHMVDIPGLAGDNLLREYTRDVPAPAGDFLPVEFTGPFKVCKDELVRAFEREYLTRLLGRARGNIARAAREAELDRKHLYSLLHKYGLVQSEPD; encoded by the coding sequence ATGCCCCCCGTTCCCCCCGCCCCCATCCCCACGCACACCGTCGTCGCCGCGCGGGCGCTGGGCGAGCCGCTGTCCGCACAGCGCTTCCACCTGGTGCTGCTGGACACCGAACGCGCGGGCACCGTGTACCCGCTGGCCACCGAGGACCTTCGCGTCGGCAAGTCCACCGACAACGACGTCGTCATCGACCACCCCACCGTCAGCCGCAACCACCTCGTGGTCCGCCGCCAGGGTGACCGCTTCCTCGTGCAGGACCTGGGCTCCACCAACGGCACCTTCCTCGACGGCGCCCAGGTGCGTGAGGCCTACCTGCGCCCCGGCGCCCTCCTGGAAGTGGGCGACGTGCGCCTGCGCTTCAGCCCGCAGATGGCGCCCGTGCAGGTGGAGCCCACCGCCGAGGACCGGCTGGGCGACCTGGTGGGCCGCAGCGTGCCCATGCGGCAGATCTTCGCGCTGCTCCAGCGCATCGCCCCCACGGACTCCACCGTGCTCCTGGTGGGCGAGACGGGCTCCGGCAAGGGCGCGGGCGCCAAGGCCATCCACAAGTTGAGCCCCCGCGCGTCCGGGCCGCTCGTGGTCTTCGACTGCGCCAGCGTGTCCGACTCCCTCATCGAGTCCGAGCTCTTCGGCCACGAGAAGGGCGCCTTCACCGGCGCGGTGGGCCAGCGCATCGGCTGCCTGGAGCGCGCCCACGGCGGCACCCTCTTCCTGGACGAAATCGACGACCTCGCCCTGGACCTGCAGCCCAAGCTGCTGCGCGCCATTGAAGACCGCGAGTTCCGGCGCCTGGGCTCCTCCACGCCCATCTCCTTCGACGCGCGCATCGTCGTGGCCAGCAAGAAGGACCTGTGGGCGGAGACGCAGGCGGGCCGCTTCCGCGAGGACCTCTACTTCCGCCTGTCTGTCTTCACCGTCAGCCTGCCGCCCCTGCGCGACCGCAAGGAGGACATCCCGCTGCTCGTGGAGGCCTTCGCGGGCGAGGGCCTCTGGCCCCGGCTGCCGGAGAAGATTCAAGAGCAGTTCCTGGGGCACACCTGGCCGGGCAACGTGCGCGAGTTGCGCAACGCCCTGGAGCGCGCCCGGCACATGGTGGACATCCCGGGCCTCGCCGGGGACAACCTCCTGCGCGAGTACACCCGCGACGTGCCCGCGCCCGCCGGGGACTTCCTGCCGGTGGAGTTCACCGGGCCGTTCAAGGTCTGCAAGGACGAGCTCGTGCGCGCCTTCGAGCGCGAGTACCTCACGCGCCTCCTGGGCCGCGCCCGGGGCAACATCGCCCGCGCCGCTCGCGAGGCGGAGCTGGACCGCAAGCACCTCTATTCGCTCCTGCACAAGTACGGGCTGGTTCAGAGCGAGCCGGACTGA
- a CDS encoding DUF3332 domain-containing protein has translation MKMRPSRWLGVLCAGVLMMNATGCFGSFKLTTKIWQFNKGISGNKFVQWLVFLVFVVVPVYEIGTLVDALVVNSIEFWTGSNPVSSVEGEDSDTRIVKLGPTDTLKMSRDVESGVMRLELQREGQEPLVRYFEPLEDGMVARDEAGALLIRAQGQQDGAVKVTDARGTTVTVHARDAVDAARQLFLDGGAPALARFATHQGQLSQGMAALDTCTP, from the coding sequence ATGAAGATGCGTCCGTCCCGCTGGCTCGGCGTGCTGTGCGCGGGTGTCCTGATGATGAACGCCACCGGCTGCTTCGGCTCGTTCAAGCTCACGACGAAGATCTGGCAGTTCAACAAGGGCATCTCCGGCAACAAGTTCGTCCAGTGGCTGGTGTTCCTCGTGTTCGTCGTGGTGCCTGTCTATGAGATTGGCACGCTGGTGGACGCGCTCGTCGTCAACAGCATCGAGTTCTGGACCGGCAGCAACCCGGTGAGCAGCGTGGAGGGCGAGGACAGCGACACGCGCATCGTGAAGCTCGGCCCCACCGACACGCTGAAGATGTCCCGCGACGTGGAGTCCGGCGTCATGCGCCTGGAGTTGCAGCGCGAGGGCCAGGAGCCGCTGGTGCGCTACTTCGAGCCGCTGGAGGACGGCATGGTCGCGCGCGACGAGGCGGGTGCCCTGCTCATCCGCGCCCAGGGCCAGCAGGACGGCGCGGTGAAGGTGACGGATGCCCGCGGCACCACCGTGACGGTGCACGCGCGGGACGCGGTGGACGCCGCTCGCCAGCTCTTCCTGGACGGGGGCGCTCCGGCGCTCGCTCGGTTCGCCACGCACCAGGGGCAGCTCTCCCAGGGCATGGCGGCGCTCGACACCTGCACGCCGTGA
- a CDS encoding gluconate 2-dehydrogenase subunit 3 family protein, protein MARARSLPPKLSRRTFIQRLTFFGGGVVLLGAAACKRSKEAEAPKPAEPTGTTTAGQALRTFSAFEYAVVVAATERLLPRDEDPGAQDADVALYIDRILETQGLQAMHRDFLQGLAALERRAQRMFQKGFAQATPAQQDELLAIFKDSPAGSGEAHFYELLMTLSLEGFLGDPSYGGNKGRVGWRLMGFDTVGTLAMAPPEGYDGPKCLRECGGHHP, encoded by the coding sequence ATGGCTCGCGCGCGTTCGCTCCCCCCGAAGCTGTCCCGGCGCACCTTCATCCAGCGGCTCACCTTCTTCGGCGGCGGTGTCGTGCTGCTGGGCGCGGCCGCGTGTAAACGTTCGAAGGAAGCGGAAGCGCCCAAGCCCGCGGAGCCCACCGGCACCACCACCGCCGGGCAGGCCCTGCGCACCTTCTCCGCCTTCGAGTACGCCGTCGTCGTCGCGGCCACGGAGCGCCTGCTTCCCCGCGACGAGGACCCGGGCGCCCAGGACGCGGACGTGGCGCTCTACATCGACCGCATCCTGGAGACGCAGGGGCTGCAGGCCATGCACCGCGACTTCCTCCAGGGACTGGCCGCGCTGGAGCGCCGCGCGCAGCGCATGTTCCAGAAGGGCTTCGCCCAGGCCACGCCCGCCCAGCAGGATGAGCTGCTCGCCATCTTCAAGGACAGCCCGGCCGGCAGCGGCGAAGCCCACTTCTATGAACTGCTGATGACGCTCAGCCTGGAGGGCTTCCTGGGCGACCCGTCCTATGGCGGCAACAAGGGGCGCGTGGGCTGGCGTCTCATGGGCTTCGACACCGTGGGCACGCTCGCCATGGCGCCCCCCGAGGGCTACGACGGGCCCAAATGCCTGCGCGAGTGCGGAGGTCACCACCCGTGA
- a CDS encoding GMC oxidoreductase gives MSLPSVDVCIVGSGAGGAPLALELGRAGFKVVVLEKGRHYQPKDFVHDEILNSRRNFFMPLPWEEPHLVRQGPKARYERSNAAWTANCVGGGTVHMSGFFYRLKPVDFRLRSTLGAVPGTTVADWPISYEELAPFYDKAEAELGVSGQAVPHPFAEPRSRPYPLPPLDVHPVASEIDKVCSALGWHALPTARGILSKAYKGRAPCAYCALCGSYGCETGAKSSTLASLIPNAIATGNVEVRPGCMARSIEVDRQGRAKSVVYLDPEGVAQEQPAKVIIASATAVESARLLLNSTSARFPNGLANGSGLVGRNLLFSSFGGSRAHFRVSKQKAARPWLTDPAPFVNRSLQDFYMMPDARHGFRKGGTLGFMWAHPNPIYAAVGLAGSGRSGVFGKELKDRMRAYRDSRILEFEVYAEFLPTPGTSVTVEPGVKDKYGIPVAAITLDRHPADFAATRFLVERGEEVLMRLDPDSVERVGTQGETTILQHGTCRFGDDPAASVLDKHCRAHEVPNLYVVDGSFMPSGGSVPSTLTIAANSFRVADHLVRTLKG, from the coding sequence GTGAGCCTGCCTTCCGTGGACGTGTGCATCGTGGGCAGCGGCGCGGGCGGCGCGCCGCTGGCGCTGGAGCTGGGCCGCGCGGGCTTCAAGGTCGTGGTGCTGGAGAAGGGGCGCCACTACCAGCCCAAGGACTTCGTCCACGACGAGATCCTCAACAGCCGCCGCAACTTCTTCATGCCGCTGCCGTGGGAGGAGCCGCACCTGGTGCGCCAGGGGCCCAAGGCCCGCTACGAGCGCAGCAACGCCGCGTGGACCGCCAACTGCGTGGGCGGCGGCACCGTGCACATGAGCGGCTTCTTCTACCGCCTCAAGCCGGTGGACTTCCGCCTGCGCTCCACGCTGGGCGCCGTGCCCGGCACCACCGTGGCGGACTGGCCCATCTCCTACGAGGAGCTGGCGCCCTTCTACGACAAGGCGGAAGCGGAGCTGGGCGTCTCCGGCCAGGCCGTCCCCCACCCCTTCGCCGAGCCCCGCAGCCGCCCCTACCCGCTGCCGCCCCTGGACGTGCACCCGGTGGCGTCGGAGATCGACAAGGTGTGCTCGGCGCTGGGCTGGCACGCGCTGCCCACCGCGCGCGGCATCCTCAGCAAGGCCTACAAGGGCCGCGCTCCATGCGCGTACTGCGCGCTGTGCGGCAGCTACGGCTGCGAGACGGGCGCCAAGAGCAGCACGCTCGCGAGCCTCATCCCCAACGCCATCGCCACCGGCAACGTGGAGGTGCGCCCGGGCTGCATGGCGCGCTCCATCGAAGTGGACCGGCAGGGCCGCGCCAAGAGCGTGGTGTACCTGGATCCGGAGGGCGTCGCGCAGGAGCAGCCCGCGAAGGTCATCATCGCCTCCGCCACCGCCGTGGAGAGCGCGCGCCTGCTGCTCAACTCCACCTCCGCGCGCTTCCCCAACGGGCTCGCCAACGGCAGCGGGCTCGTGGGCAGGAACCTGCTGTTCAGCTCCTTCGGCGGCTCGCGCGCGCACTTCCGGGTGTCGAAGCAGAAGGCCGCGCGCCCGTGGCTCACGGACCCCGCGCCCTTCGTGAACCGCAGCCTCCAGGACTTCTACATGATGCCGGACGCGCGCCACGGCTTCCGCAAGGGCGGCACGCTGGGCTTCATGTGGGCGCACCCCAACCCCATCTACGCGGCGGTGGGCCTGGCGGGCAGCGGTAGGTCCGGCGTGTTCGGCAAGGAGTTGAAGGACCGCATGCGCGCGTACCGCGACTCGCGCATCCTCGAGTTCGAGGTCTACGCGGAGTTCCTCCCCACGCCCGGCACCTCCGTCACGGTGGAGCCCGGCGTGAAGGACAAGTACGGCATCCCCGTGGCCGCCATCACCCTGGACCGGCACCCGGCGGACTTCGCCGCCACGCGCTTCCTCGTCGAGCGCGGGGAAGAAGTGCTCATGCGCCTGGACCCGGACAGCGTGGAGCGCGTGGGCACGCAGGGCGAAACCACCATCCTCCAGCACGGCACCTGCCGCTTCGGCGACGACCCGGCGGCCTCCGTGCTGGACAAGCACTGCCGCGCCCACGAGGTGCCCAACCTCTACGTCGTGGACGGCAGCTTCATGCCGTCGGGCGGCAGCGTGCCGTCCACGCTCACCATCGCGGCGAACAGCTTCCGCGTGGCGGACCACCTGGTGCGCACGCTCAAGGGCTGA